The following coding sequences are from one Alosa alosa isolate M-15738 ecotype Scorff River chromosome 3, AALO_Geno_1.1, whole genome shotgun sequence window:
- the si:ch211-218d20.15 gene encoding uncharacterized protein si:ch211-218d20.15, with amino-acid sequence MAVCLTEPLCKPCMYHVKFKVELHVKKSLLPIHLSCEQVGLEMLCLCGQLDLLIRAQVHQFQEQLKRNSSPMESYALQRQGAEIIEQMHQCLEHLPKPAPELEDYLDIVGLSTMFPRVEIFVIHGSPVDMLEKPALDGYFPHIGRLNQLLVLCQQLEDDVQHLGSHKYIAHQLSVIYQVLSSLKGILPLAGIRKDIEAHFKEIKKALVPEEGSKLDPQLPSHHINWILEVTQTLVSTVSSLPEELTEDLNQVMAFVSKLK; translated from the exons ATGGCAGTCTGTCTTACGGAGCCGCTTTGTAAGCCGTGTATGTACCATGTAAAATTCAAAG TGGAATTGCACGTGAAGAAATCTCTGTTGCCCATCCACCTGAGCTGCGAACAGGTGGGGCTGGAGATGTTGTGCCTGTGCGGTCAGCTTGACCTCCTCATCCGTGCTCAGGTTCACCAG TTTCAAGAGCAGCTTAAACGGAATTCCAGCCCCATGGAATCATATGCTCTCCAAAGACAAG GAGCTGAGATCATAGAACAAATGCATCAGTGCCTTGAACACCTGCCCAAACCTGCACCAGAACTTGAA GACTACCTAGATATTGTGGGACTGTCTACTATGTTTCCTCGAGTGGAGATTTTTGTCATACATGGCAGCCCCGTAGACATGCTGGAAAAGCCAGCTTTGGATG GGTACTTCCCTCACATTGGGAGACTTAACCAGCTCCTTGTCCTCTGCCAGCAACTTGAGGATGATGTTCAACATCTAGGAAGTCACAAATACATTGCCCATCAGCTATCAGTCATTTAT CAAGTTCTTAGTTCGTTGAAGGGCATTTTGCCCCTCGCTGGTATAAGGAAAGACATTGAGGCTCACTTCAAAGAAATTAAAAAGGCTCTGGTGCCTGAGGAAGGATCCAAACTAGACCCTCAGCTGCCCTCTCACCACATCAACTG GATACTGGAAGTCACTCAGACTTTAGTATCAACAGTGTCTTCACTTCCGGAGGAACTTACCGAGGACCTTAACCAAGTGATGGCCTTTGTTTCAAAGCTGAAATGA